A single genomic interval of Litoreibacter ponti harbors:
- a CDS encoding vWA domain-containing protein, which yields MFLPFFDNLRAAKVPVSLREYLSFLEGMKAGLATYDIDGFYYLARTIMVKDERHLDRFDRAFAHTFEGLEQINVDDVLQAMDLPEDWLRKMAEKHLSEEERAEIEALGGFDKLMETLKKRLEEQKGRHQGGNKWIGTAGTSPFGAYGYNPEGIRIGQSESRHQRAVKVWDKREFRNLDDTIELGTRNIKVALRRLRRWARDGAAEELDLDGTIRATAEHGYLDVKTRPERRNAVKVLLFLDVGGSMDPHIRVVEELFSAARAEFKHLEHYYFHNCLYEGVWKDNSRRWNEQTPTHEVLRTYGSDYKCIFVGDASMSPYEIAYPGGANEHMNPEAGQVWLERARDQWPAHLWINPLEQRYWRYTQSITMIQDIFGADRMVPMTLQGIEQGMRLLTRG from the coding sequence TGCCCGTCAGTTTGCGCGAATACCTGTCTTTCCTTGAAGGTATGAAGGCGGGGCTCGCCACCTACGACATCGACGGCTTCTACTACCTCGCCCGCACGATCATGGTGAAGGACGAGCGCCATCTCGACCGGTTCGACCGCGCCTTCGCCCACACTTTCGAGGGGCTCGAGCAGATCAATGTCGATGATGTACTTCAGGCCATGGACCTGCCTGAAGATTGGCTGCGCAAGATGGCTGAAAAGCACCTCAGCGAAGAGGAACGCGCCGAGATCGAGGCGCTCGGCGGTTTCGACAAGCTCATGGAGACGTTGAAGAAACGTCTCGAAGAACAGAAAGGCCGCCACCAGGGCGGCAACAAATGGATCGGCACCGCAGGCACGTCGCCCTTTGGGGCCTATGGCTACAACCCGGAAGGCATCCGGATCGGCCAGTCGGAAAGCCGCCACCAGCGCGCGGTAAAGGTCTGGGACAAAAGAGAATTCCGAAACCTCGACGACACGATCGAGCTCGGCACCCGCAACATCAAAGTGGCCCTCAGACGCCTGCGCCGCTGGGCCCGCGATGGCGCCGCAGAAGAGCTGGACCTCGATGGCACAATTCGCGCCACGGCCGAGCACGGCTATCTCGACGTCAAGACGCGGCCAGAGCGGCGCAACGCCGTCAAGGTTCTGCTGTTTCTCGATGTGGGAGGCTCGATGGACCCCCATATCCGCGTCGTCGAAGAGCTGTTCAGCGCGGCGCGCGCCGAGTTCAAGCATCTCGAGCATTACTACTTCCACAACTGCCTCTACGAGGGCGTCTGGAAGGACAATTCCCGCCGCTGGAACGAGCAGACCCCTACCCACGAGGTGCTGCGCACCTACGGCTCCGACTACAAATGTATCTTTGTGGGCGATGCTTCCATGAGCCCCTACGAGATCGCCTATCCCGGCGGCGCGAACGAGCATATGAACCCCGAGGCAGGCCAGGTCTGGCTCGAACGCGCCCGCGACCAGTGGCCCGCACATCTCTGGATCAACCCGCTCGAGCAGCGCTATTGGCGCTACACGCAAAGCATCACGATGATCCAGGATATCTTCGGCGCGGACCGCATGGTGCCGATGACCTTGCAAGGGATCGAGCAAGGCATGCGTCTGCTGACCAGAGGCTAG